One Cyprinus carpio isolate SPL01 chromosome B25, ASM1834038v1, whole genome shotgun sequence genomic region harbors:
- the LOC109080235 gene encoding major histocompatibility complex class I-related gene protein-like, giving the protein MRNENKMTKLFIFLWVLSFPTSASTGSHSAWVLVTYIKGNTQFPEFSITVMLDDITVGYYDSETRTYVTRGNTTNEDDMYNLGDNTAIRELLYDHLVDKLRSENHTNNLVVYQILGLCELLDKDKSGPFIIKNAFSGSTTDELKYFDGKFTYNGPLKYTEQESDPALQLLMWYHEVFSYPNCLNTLRSYLKKRGAQVKRKVKPRVRLIKKANSDSRGFRVSCLATGFYPRHINLTLFRDEQPVADHEITGGDLLPNDDGTYQMRKSLEISAADKHTYTCSATHLSLDNKLDIDLEYQGETFKQVISSVLVVLALGLVLITVIGVIKWRRRRHSASSTSDYSSASTTEDSVDKT; this is encoded by the exons ATGCGAAATGAGAACAAGATGaccaagttatttatttttctgtgggtGCTTTCATTTCCAACATCTGCTTCAACAG GTTCTCACTCGGCGTGGGTGCTTGTAACGTACATTAAAGGAAACACTCAATTTCCTGAATTTAGTATCACAGTGATGTTGGATGACATTACAGTTGGATACTATGATTCAGAAACAAGGACCTATGTTACAAGAGGAAATACTACAAATGAAGATGATATGTATAACCTGGGGGATAATACCGCCATAAGAGAACTTTTGTATGACCATCTTGTGGATAAATTAAGAAGTGAAAATCATACaaata ATCTTGTAGTTTATCAGATATTGGGTCTTTGTGAACTGTTGGACAAGGACAAGTCAGGACCATTTATCATTAAGAATGCATTTAGTGGTTCTACTACAGACGAACTTAAATATTTTGATGGCAAGTTTACATATAATGGTCCTTTAAAATATACAGAGCAGGAATCAGACCCAGCTCTGCAGCTGTTGATGTGGTATCATGAGGTTTTTTCCTACCCAAACTGCCTAAATACTCTCAGGTCTTACCTTAAAAAGAGAGGAGCTCAGGTAAAGAGGAAAG TAAAACCACGAGTGAGACTCATCAAGAAAGCAAACTCTGATTCTAGAGGGTTTCGTGTGAGTTGTTTGGCAACAGGATTTTACCCTCGTCACATCAACCTGACTCTGTTCAGAGACGAGCAGCCTGTAGCTGATCATGAGATCACTGGAGGAGATCTGCTGCCCAATGATGACGGGACGTACCAGATGAGGAAGAGTCTGGAGATCAGTgctgcagacaaacacacatacacctgCTCTGCCACGCACCTCAGTCTGGACAACAAACTGGACATTGATTTGG AGTATCAAGGGGAAACATTTAAGCAGGTGATTTCCTCAGTGCTTGTGGTTTTGGCATTGGGACTGGTGTTGATAACTGTGATTGGTGTTATTAAATGGCGGAGAAGGCGTCACTCAG CTTCCTCCACAAGTGACTACTCTTCTGCTTCTA CAACTGAAGACAGTGTGGATAAAACATAA
- the mespbb gene encoding mesoderm posterior bb: MDVSSAFFSYFTQNSWSCPSSDSEIYNISSPEAVSPTSYMDFSPSAQLQNNSSPPPGDAKAPTSGSLDQDGSRSRVGTRRTRCKNPSKQRQSASEKEKLRMRDLTKALHHLRTYLPPSVAPVGQTLTKIETLRLTIRYISYLSAQLGLSEESLCQMRDLSASRYQELSQNQGYSTPEYWGLSTSHEELSQSSFRPSEHVLRKTDMDSHQVCMSMETPAYDDSFNSSSESLLEGPLYADTATAYQGCNKAVHCPIAPEFWG, from the exons ATGGATGTGTCTTCTGCTTTCTTCAGCTACTTCACACAAAACTCCTGGAGCTGCCCGAGCTCAGACTCTGAAATCTACAACATTTCATCTCCTGAAGCAGTTTCTCCTACTTCCTACATGGACTTCTCTCCTTCAGCCCAGCTTCAAAACAACTCTTCTCCACCTCCCGGAGATGCAAAGGCGCCCACGTCTGGTTCCTTAGATCAGGATGGCTCACGTTCCCGTGTTGGAACTAGAAGAACGCGCTGCAAGAACCCAAGCAAGCAAAGACAGAGCGCCAGCGAGAAGGAGAAGCTCAGAATGAGGGACTTGACCAAAGCTCTCCACCACCTCAGGACTTATTTACCTCCTTCCGTGGCTCCTGTCGGCCAAACCTTGACGAAGATTGAGACGCTTCGCCTCACCATCCGCTACATCTCCTATCTGTCTGCTCAACTAGGCCTTAGTGAAGAGTCTCTCTGCCAGATGAGGGACCTGAGCGCTTCTAGATACCAAGAATTGTCTCAAAATCAGGGCTATTCAACACCAGAGTACTGGGGACTCAGCACATCACATGAAGAACTGTCTCAAAGCTCCTTCAGACCTTCAGAACATGTGTTGAGGAAGACAGATATGGACAGTCATCAGGTCTGCATGAGCATGGAAACACCTGCTTATGATGATTCCTTCAACTCCAGCTCTGAATCTCTTCTGGAAGGCCCTTTGTATGCAGACACAGCCACAGCATACCAG GGCTGCAACAAAGCTGTCCACTGTCCGATTGCACCGGAATTCTGGGGATGA
- the mespab gene encoding mesoderm posterior ab, with translation MIPHLFLILLPPFQAGRQPEAAGIDCVPAKKPRLALPADGKRRSRSKNPGTKRQTASEREKLRMRDLTKALHHLQTYLPPSVAPPGQTLTKIETLRLTISYISYLSAQLEQSEETFNHEATPGDYSRDTSERLETGLLSETWSLEGPQGLVQYCPAFTTFSDSPQQMENNIPSTSNSRDGQSCMFPCSTTHDATYYSHEFFQ, from the exons ATGATCCCCCATTTATTCCTCATCCTTTTACCCCCCTTTCAAGCTGGAAGACAGCCAGAGGCCGCTGGGATCGACTGCGTACCAGCTAAAAAACCCAGATTAGCTCTACCTGCCGATGGAAAGAGACGCTCCAGGTCTAAAAACCCTGGAACAAAGCGTCAGACGGCCAGTGAAAGAGAGAAGCTCAGGATGAGGGATCTGACCAAGGCTCTCCATCATCTGCAAACCTACTTACCTCCTTCTGTGGCTCCTCCTGGACAAACCCTGACCAAGATTGAGACCCTTCGCCTCACTATTAGCTACATCTCGTATCTTTCTGCTCAGCTGGAACAGTCTGAGGAGACCTTCAACCATGAAGCAACACCAGGAGACTACTCACGAGATACTTCAGAGAGGCTTGAGACTGGTCTGCTTTCAGAAACCTGGAGTCTGGAGGGGCCACAGGGACTTGTCCAGTATTGTCCAGCATTCACAACATTTAGTGATTCACCACAACAGATGGAAAACAACATCCCATCTACTTCAAACTCCAGAGATGGacaatcctgtatg TTTCCCTGCTCAACGACACACGATGCTACATACTACAGTCATGAGTTTTTTCAGTGA